A stretch of DNA from Noviherbaspirillum sedimenti:
GATCGACATCTCGCGCCGCACTTACAGCAAGATCCGGCAAAACCTGTTCTGGGCTTTCATCTACAACCTGGTCGGCATACCGCTGGCGGCTGCCGGCATGCTGAACCCGGTGGTGGCCGGCGCCGCCATGGCCTTCAGTTCGGTATCGGTGATCAGCAACGCCTTGCTGTTGCGGCGCTGGAAACCGGCTGCCACGGCCCGGATCGGGGCGCCGGCGCAGGCCGGATGAGGTGCGGAATCCGGTTTACAATGGCTGCCAGGATGTCGGCGTCAGCCACCGTCAGCCAACAGCAAGGAGAGGCAGCATGAACATAGGCGAGGCGGCCGTCGCGACAGGCGTTTCCGCCAAAATGATCCGGTATTACGAAAGTATCCAGCTGATCAAGCCCGGCAAGCGCACCGAGGCGAATTACCGGACCTACGGCGACAAGGACTTGCACAATCTGCGCTTCATCAAGCGCGCCCGCACGCTCGGTTTCTCGCTCGACCAGATCCGCGAACTGCTGTCGCTGTGGCAGGATTCCGGGCGGGCCAGCGCCGACGTCAAATCGATCGCCGAGGAACACGTGGCCGAGTTGCAAAAGCGCATCGATGAACTGACCGACATGCGCGACACCCTGAGCCACCTGGCGCATGCCTGCAGCGGCGACCACCGGCCGGATTGCCCGATCCTGCAGGAACTGGCGGCGCCCGGTGGCGAGCACTGCCACTAACAAGAAATACAGAAAGCTGTGTGGCGTACGCCATGCGCCTCAAGGAAAGTGTATGAAATTGACCGCAAGCCAGATCGCCGAACTGGCGGAATATCTCGAATCGGCGCATCTTGAGCGGCGCGAGGTGGTGAAGATCACCGATCGTTATCCGGACATCGACATGGATGATGCCTACGCGATCCAGAACCAGGTCAGGCAGCGCAAGCTGGCGCGCGGCGAAAAGGTGGTCGGCCTGAAATGCGGCCTGACCTCCTACGCGAAGATGCAGCAAATGGGTGTGGAGACGCCGATATTCGGCTTCATGACCGACGCTTATGTGGTGCCGGAGGCCAGCGAAATCAGGATGGCCGAGCTGATTCATCCCAAGGTCGAGCCGGAAATCGCCTTCTTCACCAAGACGCCGATCCGCGGCCCCGGCTGCGATATCGGCGCCGTGCTGGCGGCCACCGACTTCGTCATGGCGGCGATCGAAGTGATCGATTCGCGCTACCGCGATTTCAAGTTCGACCTGGTCAGCGTGATTGCCGACAATACCTCGGCCACCCGCTTCATCGTCGGCGGCAAGGCCACGCCAGTGGCTGACCTCGATCTGGCCAAGCTGGGCGTGGTGATGGAAAAAAATGGCAAGGTAGAAATGGTGGGTGCGGGTGCTGCCGTGGTCGGCCATCCGGCGACAGCGGTGGCAATGCTGGCCAACCACCTGGCCGCCAGCGGCGAGGAAATCCCGGCCGGCTCGATCATCCTGTCCGGCGGCATTACCGAAGCCATTCCCGTTCAGGCCGGCGACAGCATCTCTCTACAGGTGCAAAGCCTGGGCGGCGTCACCACGCGCTTCGTTTAAGCGCGTAGCGCGACTGCCGTAACTTAAGCGCGCAGCGCGGCTGCCGCGACGCCTCAAGCGGCCGCGCTGCTTTTGACCGGATAGCCCGCTTCTTCCACCGCCGCGGCGATATCCGCCAGCGCCGCAGTGGACGTGACCTGTACCTTTTGCGTGGCCAGGTCGATGTTCACCGTGGCTGCCGCATCCACTTCCTTCACCGAGCGCGTGACCGCGCCGACGCAGTGGCCGCAGCTCATGCCTTCTACTTGCAGTTCATACATGGTAAGACTCCTTTGTGTTTGATTGCATCTCCACTTTAACGTTTCCCACCGTGGGAAGGTCAAGCACCGCCTGTTCCGGCTAACGCGCCTTGCGGAAAGTGAGATTGATGCGATGGCTGCCGGTGGCCGGATGCTGCGCTGCCTTGATCGGCAACACGCCATGGTAGCGTAGCCGCGCCAGACCGCCCCACACCACGACATCGCCGTGCGCCAGCGGCACGCGCCGGCATTTGTCGGCGCGCTGCCCGCCGCCGAACAGGAAGGTCGCCGGGACGCCCAGCGAGACCGAGACGATCGGCGCGGACAGATCGCACTCGTCCTTGTCCTGGTGCAGGGACAATCGCGTGCCAGGTTCGTAACGGTTGATGAGGCAGGCATCCGGCGCAAAGCCGGCAAAACCGGCTGCTGCAGCCGCATCCTGGGCCAGTTGCAGGAAGGCTTGCGGCATCGGCGGCCACGGCTTGCCGCTGTGCGGATCCAGCGCATCGTAGCGGTAGCCGCTGCGGTCGCTGAGCCAGCCGCAGGCGCCGCAGTTGCTCATCGCCACCGACATGCGAAAGCCGCCTGGCGTGACCATGTGGCGCAACGGCGCCTGGCTGGTGATGCGCTCAAGCGCGGCGAACAGTTCCGCTTGCCGCGGCAGCGCAAAGCGGCGCAGCACCACCGCGCCGGCATCGAGTTCCTCGCGCCAGCCCATGCCTTGCTCCAGTTCCGCGAACAAGTCCAGCGTCATTTCTGCGCTTCCATGTCCAGCAGCTTGCGCTTGCGCTCGATGCCCCAGCGGTAGCCCGACAGGCTGCCATCGCTGCGCACTACCCGGTGGCAGGGAATGGCAACCGCCAGTGCATTGGCCGCGCAGGCCCCGGCCACTGCACGCACCGCTTTGGGCGCGCCGATGCGCTTGGCGATGTCGGAATAGGTAGCGGTGGTGCCGGGCGGGATGGCGCGCAGCGCTTGCCAGACGCGCTGCTGGAAGGCGGTGCCGCGCACGTCCAGCGGCAGGTCCAGGCCGAGGCCGGGCGCCTCGACGAAACCGATCACCTGGGCCACCACTTCTTCGAAACCTTTGTCGCCGCCGATCAGCTCAGCTTGCGGGAAGCGGTCCTGCAAGTCGCGCACCAGTGCATCCGGATCGTCACCCATCAAGATTGCGCAGACGCCGCGCGCGCTTTGCGCCACCAGGATCGCGCCCAGCACGCATTGGCCGACGGCGAAGCGAATCCTGGTTTGGGCGCCGCCGGCGCGGTAGGTGCTTGGCGTCATGCCCAGCAAGGCATCCGATTTTTCATAGAAACGGCTGCTGGAGCCGTAGCCGGCATCGAAAATGGCTGCCGTGATGCTGCCATTCTGCGTCAGCGCGCTGCGCATGCGTTGACTGCGATATGCCTGGACATATTGCCTCGGCGTCAGGCCGGTTACTTGCCGGAAGACGCGCTGAAAGTGGTAAGTGCTGAGGCCGGCTTGCTGCGCCAGTTGCGCCAGGCGGGGTGTCGATTCCGACTGTTCGATCATGCGGCATGCTGCGGTGATTCTGGCAGCATGTTGCATGGCTAGCGGCAACTGGTCAGGCTTGCAGCGCTTGCACGGGCGGAATCCTGCTGCTTCGGCTTCCTGGCCGCTTGCATAAAAGCTGACATTTTCCGGACGCGCCAGGCGCGCTGCGCACGAGGGGCGGCAATACACGCCGGTGGTCCTGACCGCGTAGTAGAACTGGCCGTCTGCTGCGGCGTCGCGTGCAACCACCGCCGCCCAGCGCGGGTCATGGACCGTGGCGGCGGCGCGCAGTGCGGTTTGCTCGGAGGCATCCATCCTGTGGTTCCTTCAGGGATACGTTCAGTGAAGGCCAGTGTAGCAAGCGACGCGGGTGGCTGCACTCCGGGTCTTGCTGTCGAATTCCACGCCCATATCCATGAGATGGCGCAAACGTGAAAAATCGATATGCCATCTTGCATAATTGACATAAATCGTCTGCTTAGGCATGCTATAAGAAATGAACCGCCGCAAATTCCTCTCTGCGTCATCCCTTGGCTTGGCCGCCTTGCCAACGGTCGCGCCTGCGCAGACGGCCGCAAAATCTGCGCCCGGCCCAGCCTTGCTTACCGTGACGGACGTCGCCGTGCGCGCCAACCGCGGCCCCCTTGATCCGGCTTTGGACCAGATGATGCACAAGCAGGGTATCAAGTTCGACAAGGCGCACACTTTCGACTTCGCTGCCATCGCGGCGCTGCCGGCCGTGTCGATCAAGCCGACGCTGGAATACGACGCCAGGCCGCATACGCTCAGCGGGCCGCTATTGTCGGATGTCGTCACGGCAGCCGGTGCGCCCGACATGGCTTCGGCCAGGCTGCTGCTGCGCGCGGTGGACGGCTATGCTGTCGTCATTTCTTTGGCCGATGCGCGCAAATACCGCTTCATCGTCGCCACTCATCTCGACGGCCGGCCCATGCCGCTTGGCGGCCTCGGCCCGTTGTGGGCAGTCTACGATGCCGACCGCTTTCCCGGCATGGCGGCAAAGCCGCTCAACCAGCGCTTCACCTTGTGTCCATGGGCGCTGTACCATATCGATGTGCTGAGCGCTACGCCAGTTGCCTAAGGACCCGGCACGGATTTCCTGCAGCGACGCAATTAGCCGGAATGGATCGGGTCACCACGCTGCCGGCACCAATGGTCACGTTTTCCTGGATTTCCACGCCCGGCACAATCACCACATTCGCGCCAATCCAGACCTTGTTTCCAATGGCAATCGGCTTGACAAACTCCAGGCCGGAAGTCCGGGTGACAGGATCGACAGGGTGGCCCGCCGTTGAAATGACGACATTGGGGCCGAAATAAACATCGTCGCCGATCGTGACCGGCGCACCGTCGAGAATAAGCAGATTGTGATTTGCGTAGACATTCTTGCCGAGCCGAATGTTATAGCCGTAATCGCAGAAGAACGGCGGTTCCAGGTAGGCATTCGTGGCGTAGCCAAAGAGTGCCTGCAAGGTCGCCATATCGCGTTCCTCAACATGCTGGTTGTATTGTTTGCATAGCGCTTTGGCTTTCTTTCGCTCAAGCACCAGCTGGCTATCGTTGGCAAAATAAAGTTCGCCCAGGAGCATCTTTTCTTTTTCAGTGCGCTGTTCGTTCATTGCTCGCCTCCCATCTGCGCCAAGGTAAGGGGGTCTTCCTTTCCCCCAAAATATTTGCGCAGGCAATCATGGAATACCCGATTGTCTTCAGTGGCGTGCGCAAACAGGGTCATCGAAGAATGGAATTTCATGTAATCCGGGTAACCGAATATTTCTTCGGCTGATTTTCCGCTTGTTTCGGCAACGAGGCGGCTGTATTCCCGCAATCTCGTTCCAAGAACAGGATGCCGCAGATACGCCCTGGCTTCATCAAGAGACGCAATGGAAAATTTCCGCGCCAGGTCGCTATGGCCCAGCCCTTTTATCTGCGGAAAGATGAACCACATCCAGTGACTTTGCTTGCAGCCGGCACGCAGTTCCGAGAGCACGTTTTCATAAACCCGCTCCTGGGCAAGAACAAAGCGTTGCAATTCGTAAGGGTCATTCATCTCACGCTCCAATATATTTTTCCTTTAAGCATTTTTATTTTCCAATAAATCGAAATAAGCTTAGGGCGATCCGGCGTTCATCTGTATATTGACCTCAGCACTTCGTCAATTCACCGCAATTGTTGGCCTCTTTTCTGTCTTACTCTATTCCAGAGTCACTCCTGTTTGAATCCTATCGGGTGCCATTCCCAATTCATTGATGATTGATAGCCTATTGGCCTGTCAATTCGCAGCCGTATTTACATGGAATACCATGATGACCAGAGACGATGTCTTAAAACGTTTTGTGGAAGAGGCGGACAAGCTGGATAAAACGTATATCAGGCGTAACGATATTATTTTACAGCTGGCTCAACTGGTTGCCGATTCCAGGACAAGCCTCTCGGATGAAAGTTTTGCTGCCCTGCTGCGCATTGGCGCGGCGATTTACAAGGCCAATCTCCGCCAGAACCGTGCTCGTAAGGAAATTGCCACGATCATGCGGGAATCGATCAATAGCGGCAGTGACTAGGAATCGGATAACGCGATATGTACGAATATTTTTCCTGAAACAAAACTTAGTCAGCGCCGTGTTGTCCAATTGACAGTAGATGCAGGCGCACTCAGTGCTACCATCGCGTAGCTCATTTCTTAATTTCTTAAGTCTTCTGCGGCAGATATTTTTTGCATTGAATCGTCTTTGCAAAAATTCCCTTGCTATCCGTTGATTCGATTCCGCGCCTGTCACCAAACGTCAGGCATGCCATGCAAGCTTGAAATCGTTTCCCAGTCGATATACAGATTAGGGGCGGCCAGTCATTTTAAAAAGGAAAAATCATGCTTCATTATCCCACCCCACAGCCACTCATAACCCGTGAAGGCATCGCATTCACGGTAAGAGTCGATGCACTCGACCGCGAATGCCTGATAACGGAAGAAGCCCTTCTTGAATTGTCGAGGTTGAAAGCCATTGACACTCCGCACGCCAGCATGATGGAGGTGTTCCACGCATTTGAGGCGACGATCAATGGTGTGGCGCGCCGCCTGGTATTTGCGAAAGTGCCTGGTTCGCCGCTCAGGCTGGGGACTAATACTTTTTTGAGTCCCCCGCATACCCATTAGGCGAGAATGTCGGCCTGGTGTCGAGGAATGGATCATGACGCCCCAGCGCACAAGCACCAGCGCCATTGAACTGCACCGCTTGCTTGCGCTTTCCCGCGATCTCCTGCAAACCGCCGACTTCGGCTCAGCCCTGGCGTATATTGGTCCGGCCATCCGCGATCTGCTGGCAAGCGATGGCGCCTTCCTCCTGATGTCGATGGGCGGTCATGATCATGGCGTCGAATTTGACCGCAACGGCGCCGCGCATCCTGCTCGCAAGGAATCATTTTTATATCAATACGCGCGACAAGCAATGGACAAAGCAAGCATGTTTTTGCTTGCCGCTGCCGAACCTGGCGGTGTGGCCGCACAGGCAGGCAACTTGTCTGCTGGCGGCATTGCCAGCATGCTGGCTGTTACATTTCCTCAAGTAAACCCCCTTGGCGTATTGCTGGTCTTCTGGCACAAGAAAAAGCGAGAACCATTTCTTGCCAGGCGGGTGGCGCTTATGCAGCAGTTGACGGAATTGATCTGTGCGTCGGCTGGAAGTCTTGACTCGCGGGGCGGACTTGAGCGGCAGGTGTCGGCGCAAACTGATGAAATTGCCGAAATTACCGAAGAGCATGTCCAGGAAATGCAGCGGCGCGATCGGGTGGAAGCGGAGATGTATCGTATCTCGACCACGGATGTGATGACGGGATTAAAGAATCGGCGCGGATTTTTCCTGCAGGCGGAACAAAGTTTCAAGGTCGCCCAGCGACGCAGGTTAATCAGCGCAGTGATATTTGCCGATGTGGATGGTTTAAAGGCGGTCAATGATACGCTGGGACATGCTGTGGGGGACCAGCTTATTCGTGACAGTGCCCGGATATTCCAGGCGGCGTTCCGCGCCAGTGACGTGGTTGCCAGGTTTGGCGGCGATGAATTTGTCGCCTTTACCCTGGATGCCAGCCAGCCGGAAGCCATATTGGCCAGGATTCAGGAAAATATTGACGCGTTCAACCAGCATGCATCGCGTCCCTACCAGGTCGCAGTCAGCACCGGAATTGTCCAGTGTGATCCGGCATCCGCCTTGTCTTTGGCCGATCATCTTTTAATGGCTGACAAGCAGATGTACGCTCAAAAAACGCAGCAGCACCACTTCATGCCATCCCGGCCTGTTCCTTCTCCAACCGATCTGCCGCGACATTAGCGCCCTCTGGCACCCTGGTTTTTTTGGTAGGGTAGATGTGACGGCTTAATTAGATCTCAAGCCGTTCCGGTCGTTTGATGCTAATCTGATTCAGTTCTTGCCGGCGCGGCGTGCAAGCATTGGCGGCGCAAATCTCTGCAGCAATTGCCGAGGATCAGCCATGTTTGGATTCACTGCACTTGAGCTTGCCCGAATTCAATTCGGCTTCACGATTTCCTTTCATATCATTTTCCCGGCAATTACCATCGGCCTGGCCAGCTATCTGACGGTGCTGGAAGCCTGCTGGCTGCGCAGCAAACAGACGGTCTATCGTGACCTCTACCACTTCTGGTCAAAAATCTTTGCAGTCAACTTCGGCATGGGCGTGGTGTCGGGCATCGTCATGGCTTATCAGTTCGGCACCAACTGGAGTTTCTTTTCCGATTTCGCCGGCGGCATTACCGGCCCGTTGCTGGCGTATGAAGTGTTGACGGCTTTTTTCCTGGAAGCGGGCTTCCTTGGCGTGATGCTGTTCGGCTGGAACCGCGTCGGCCCCGGCCTGCATTTTCTGTCGACCGCGATGGTCGCGCTCGGCACCCTGATTTCGGCGACCTGGATCCTGGCTTCCAACAGCTGGATGCAAACCCCGCAGGGTTTCGAAATCATCGACGGGCGGGTGGTGCCGACCGACTGGCTGGCGGTGATTTTCAATCCATCCTTTCCGTACCGGCTCGTGCACATGAGCATTGCGGCCTTCCTGGCGACTGCGCTCTTCGTCGGCGCCTCGGCGGCCTGGCATCTGTTGCGCGGCATGGACAGCCCGGCGATCCGCAAGATGATGTCGATGAGTGTGTGGCTGCTGGCGATCGTGGCGCCGGTGCAGGCGGTGGTCGGCGACTTCCACGGCTTGAATACCCTGCAGCACCAGCCGGTCAAGCTGGCCGCCATCGAAGGCCATTGGGAAAACCACGGCGATGCAGGCATGCCCTTGATCCTGTTCGGCTGGCCCGACATGGCGCGCGAGGAAACCCGCTTCAAGCTGGAAGTGCCACGCCTGGGCAGCTTGATCCTGACGCACAGCTGGGATGGCCAGATTCCTGGCATGAAGGAATTCGCGCCCGAAGACCGGCCCAATTCGACGGTGGTGTTCTGGACTTTTCGCGTCATGGTCGGCCTCGGATTTTTGATGATCGCGCTGGGCTTGTGGGGCGCCTGGCTGCGCTGGCGCGGCACGCTGTGGAAATGCCGGCCCTTCTTGCGCTTCGCATTGTGGATGGGGCCAGCCGGCCTGGTGGCGATCCTGGCCGGCTGGTTCACCACCGAGATCGGCCGCCAGCCCTGGGTGGTGTATGGCTTGCAGCGCACCGCTGACGCCGTCTCGCCGGTGGGCGCGGGCCAGCTCGGCATTTCGCTGGCGCTGTTCGTGCTGGTGTACGTCGCCGTGTTCGGCACCGGCATCGCCTATCTGCTGCGCATGGTGCGCAAGGGGCCGCTGGCCGGCGAAGGGCAACAGGCCAGTGTCGGCGGGCCGGGCCAGGAGCGCCAGCCGATGCGGCCGCTGTCGGCGGCCAGCAAGGCCGACCGCGACGACGCCGTCGACATCCCGACGAGGAGCTAGGACATGGGCATCGATCTTTCCCTCATCTGGGCTGTCATCATCCTGTTCGGTATCATGATGTATGTGGTGATGGACGGCTTCGATCTCGGACTCGGCATCCTGTATCCCTTTTTCCGCGACAAGGACGAGCGCGATGTCATCATGAATACCGTGGCGCCGGTGTGGGACGGCAACGAGACCTGGCTGGTGCTGGGCGGCGCCGGCCTGCTGGCGGCATTTCCTTTGGCGTATTCGGTGGTGTTGAGCGCGCTGTATCTGCCGTTGATCTTCATGCTGATCGGCCTGATCTTTCGCGGTGTGGCCTTCGAATTCCGCTTCAAGGCGCTGGGGCATGAGCGGCATTTCTGGGACAAGGCATTCATCGGCGGCTCCATCGCCGCCACTTTCTTCCAGGGCGTGACCCTGGGCGCTTTCATCCAGGGCTTGCCGGTGGCCAACCGCACCTTCGCCGGCGGCGCGCTCGACTGGATTTCGCCGTTTTCCTTCTTCACCGGGGGCGGGCTGCTGGTGGCGTTTGCGCTTCTGGGCAGTACCTGGCTGATCGTCAAGACCGAAGGCGCGCTGCAGGCACGCGCGTATGAGATCACGCGCTGGCTGGTCTGGCTGCTGCTGGCGGTGCTGGTCGCCATCAGCGTCTGGACGCCGCTGCTGGATGCGCGCATCGCCGCGCGCTGGTTCAGCATGCCCAACATGCTGTGGTTTGCGCCGGTGCCGCTGCTGGTGGCGGCCTGCGCCTGGCAACTGCTGCGCGCGGTTGCCGCGCGCGCCCAGGTGCGGCCTTTCCTGTACACGCTGGCGCTGGTGTTTCTGGGGTACAGCGGCCTGGGGATTTCGATCTGGCCGAACATCATCCCGCCTGACATCACCCTGTGGCAGGCGGCGGCGCCGCCGCAAAGCCAGGGTTTCGCCCTGGTCGGTGCCTTGCTGATCATCCCGATCATCCTGATGTACACCATCTGGGCATACTACGTTTTCCGCGGCAAGGTGCGGCCCGGGGAGGGTTACCATTGATGGATGAGCAAGTCGCGCCAGGCCCGTGGTGGAAGCGGCTGGGCTGGCTGGTCCTGATCTGGGCCGCCAGCGTCGCGGCCCTGGGTGTGGTGGCTTACGGCATAAGGCTTATAATGAATGCCGTCGGACTGACCGTCTGACGACCATGAACAATAATCTTTAGCCAATTGATGCGAATGAGCCGATTCTGGAGCCCTGTGGTACAGGGATTGACGCCCTATGTGCCGGGCGAGCAGCCGAAGCTGCAAAACCTTGTCAAGCTGAACACCAATGAAAACCCCTACGGGCCGTCGCCGGCAGTGCTGGCCGCGGTGCATGAGGCCGTCGGCGACAGCCTGCGCCTGTACCCGGACCCGAACGCCGACGTCCTGAAAGATGCACTGGCGGCTTACCACGGCGTGGCGCGTAATGAAATTTTCGTCGGCAATGGCTCCGATGAAGTGCTGGCCTTCGTCTTCCAGGCGCTGCTGCAGCACGAGGCGCCGCTGCTGTTTGCCGACATTACCTACAGTTTTTACCCGGTCTATTGCGGCCTGTACGGCATCGATTTCGTCAAGGTGCCGCTGACCGCAGCGATGGAAATCCGCCCCGAGGATTACCGCCAGCCCTGCGGCGGCATCATCTTCCCCAACCCGAACGCACCCACCGGCATCGGCATGCCGGCTGCCGTGGTCGAACAGTTCCTGGTCGAGCATCCGGACGCCGTAGTGGTGGTGGATGAAGCCTACATCGATTTCGGTGGCGAATCGGTGATCCCGCTGGTCAAGCGCCATCCCAACCTGCTGGTGGTGCAGACCCTGTCGAAGTCGCGCTCGCTGGCTGGCTTGCGGGTCGGCTTTGCAGTCGGCCATCCCGACCTGATCGAGGCGCTCGACCGCGTCAAGAACAGCTTCAATTCCTATCCGCTGGATCGCCTGGCGCTGGCCGGCGCAGTCGCCGCTTATCAGGACGAAGA
This window harbors:
- a CDS encoding cytochrome ubiquinol oxidase subunit I, with translation MFGFTALELARIQFGFTISFHIIFPAITIGLASYLTVLEACWLRSKQTVYRDLYHFWSKIFAVNFGMGVVSGIVMAYQFGTNWSFFSDFAGGITGPLLAYEVLTAFFLEAGFLGVMLFGWNRVGPGLHFLSTAMVALGTLISATWILASNSWMQTPQGFEIIDGRVVPTDWLAVIFNPSFPYRLVHMSIAAFLATALFVGASAAWHLLRGMDSPAIRKMMSMSVWLLAIVAPVQAVVGDFHGLNTLQHQPVKLAAIEGHWENHGDAGMPLILFGWPDMAREETRFKLEVPRLGSLILTHSWDGQIPGMKEFAPEDRPNSTVVFWTFRVMVGLGFLMIALGLWGAWLRWRGTLWKCRPFLRFALWMGPAGLVAILAGWFTTEIGRQPWVVYGLQRTADAVSPVGAGQLGISLALFVLVYVAVFGTGIAYLLRMVRKGPLAGEGQQASVGGPGQERQPMRPLSAASKADRDDAVDIPTRS
- the dmpH gene encoding 2-oxo-3-hexenedioate decarboxylase, coding for MKLTASQIAELAEYLESAHLERREVVKITDRYPDIDMDDAYAIQNQVRQRKLARGEKVVGLKCGLTSYAKMQQMGVETPIFGFMTDAYVVPEASEIRMAELIHPKVEPEIAFFTKTPIRGPGCDIGAVLAATDFVMAAIEVIDSRYRDFKFDLVSVIADNTSATRFIVGGKATPVADLDLAKLGVVMEKNGKVEMVGAGAAVVGHPATAVAMLANHLAASGEEIPAGSIILSGGITEAIPVQAGDSISLQVQSLGGVTTRFV
- a CDS encoding GGDEF domain-containing protein, with the translated sequence MTPQRTSTSAIELHRLLALSRDLLQTADFGSALAYIGPAIRDLLASDGAFLLMSMGGHDHGVEFDRNGAAHPARKESFLYQYARQAMDKASMFLLAAAEPGGVAAQAGNLSAGGIASMLAVTFPQVNPLGVLLVFWHKKKREPFLARRVALMQQLTELICASAGSLDSRGGLERQVSAQTDEIAEITEEHVQEMQRRDRVEAEMYRISTTDVMTGLKNRRGFFLQAEQSFKVAQRRRLISAVIFADVDGLKAVNDTLGHAVGDQLIRDSARIFQAAFRASDVVARFGGDEFVAFTLDASQPEAILARIQENIDAFNQHASRPYQVAVSTGIVQCDPASALSLADHLLMADKQMYAQKTQQHHFMPSRPVPSPTDLPRH
- the hisC gene encoding histidinol-phosphate transaminase → MSRFWSPVVQGLTPYVPGEQPKLQNLVKLNTNENPYGPSPAVLAAVHEAVGDSLRLYPDPNADVLKDALAAYHGVARNEIFVGNGSDEVLAFVFQALLQHEAPLLFADITYSFYPVYCGLYGIDFVKVPLTAAMEIRPEDYRQPCGGIIFPNPNAPTGIGMPAAVVEQFLVEHPDAVVVVDEAYIDFGGESVIPLVKRHPNLLVVQTLSKSRSLAGLRVGFAVGHPDLIEALDRVKNSFNSYPLDRLALAGAVAAYQDEEYFQQTRGAIIASRETLVAQLRDLGFEVLPSQANFVFVRHVREDALQLAQSLRERSVIVRHFKQPRIDQYLRITVGTEAECAALVAALREILGAAPAA
- a CDS encoding sugar O-acetyltransferase, translated to MNEQRTEKEKMLLGELYFANDSQLVLERKKAKALCKQYNQHVEERDMATLQALFGYATNAYLEPPFFCDYGYNIRLGKNVYANHNLLILDGAPVTIGDDVYFGPNVVISTAGHPVDPVTRTSGLEFVKPIAIGNKVWIGANVVIVPGVEIQENVTIGAGSVVTRSIPANCVAAGNPCRVLRQLA
- the cydB gene encoding cytochrome d ubiquinol oxidase subunit II, with amino-acid sequence MGIDLSLIWAVIILFGIMMYVVMDGFDLGLGILYPFFRDKDERDVIMNTVAPVWDGNETWLVLGGAGLLAAFPLAYSVVLSALYLPLIFMLIGLIFRGVAFEFRFKALGHERHFWDKAFIGGSIAATFFQGVTLGAFIQGLPVANRTFAGGALDWISPFSFFTGGGLLVAFALLGSTWLIVKTEGALQARAYEITRWLVWLLLAVLVAISVWTPLLDARIAARWFSMPNMLWFAPVPLLVAACAWQLLRAVAARAQVRPFLYTLALVFLGYSGLGISIWPNIIPPDITLWQAAAPPQSQGFALVGALLIIPIILMYTIWAYYVFRGKVRPGEGYH
- the cueR gene encoding Cu(I)-responsive transcriptional regulator translates to MNIGEAAVATGVSAKMIRYYESIQLIKPGKRTEANYRTYGDKDLHNLRFIKRARTLGFSLDQIRELLSLWQDSGRASADVKSIAEEHVAELQKRIDELTDMRDTLSHLAHACSGDHRPDCPILQELAAPGGEHCH
- the alkB gene encoding DNA oxidative demethylase AlkB, whose amino-acid sequence is MTLDLFAELEQGMGWREELDAGAVVLRRFALPRQAELFAALERITSQAPLRHMVTPGGFRMSVAMSNCGACGWLSDRSGYRYDALDPHSGKPWPPMPQAFLQLAQDAAAAAGFAGFAPDACLINRYEPGTRLSLHQDKDECDLSAPIVSVSLGVPATFLFGGGQRADKCRRVPLAHGDVVVWGGLARLRYHGVLPIKAAQHPATGSHRINLTFRKAR
- a CDS encoding molybdopterin-dependent oxidoreductase, which produces MNRRKFLSASSLGLAALPTVAPAQTAAKSAPGPALLTVTDVAVRANRGPLDPALDQMMHKQGIKFDKAHTFDFAAIAALPAVSIKPTLEYDARPHTLSGPLLSDVVTAAGAPDMASARLLLRAVDGYAVVISLADARKYRFIVATHLDGRPMPLGGLGPLWAVYDADRFPGMAAKPLNQRFTLCPWALYHIDVLSATPVA
- a CDS encoding DUF1488 family protein, translated to MLHYPTPQPLITREGIAFTVRVDALDRECLITEEALLELSRLKAIDTPHASMMEVFHAFEATINGVARRLVFAKVPGSPLRLGTNTFLSPPHTH
- a CDS encoding DUF1810 domain-containing protein, with protein sequence MNDPYELQRFVLAQERVYENVLSELRAGCKQSHWMWFIFPQIKGLGHSDLARKFSIASLDEARAYLRHPVLGTRLREYSRLVAETSGKSAEEIFGYPDYMKFHSSMTLFAHATEDNRVFHDCLRKYFGGKEDPLTLAQMGGEQ
- a CDS encoding heavy-metal-associated domain-containing protein, whose amino-acid sequence is MYELQVEGMSCGHCVGAVTRSVKEVDAAATVNIDLATQKVQVTSTAALADIAAAVEEAGYPVKSSAAA
- the ada gene encoding bifunctional DNA-binding transcriptional regulator/O6-methylguanine-DNA methyltransferase Ada gives rise to the protein MDASEQTALRAAATVHDPRWAAVVARDAAADGQFYYAVRTTGVYCRPSCAARLARPENVSFYASGQEAEAAGFRPCKRCKPDQLPLAMQHAARITAACRMIEQSESTPRLAQLAQQAGLSTYHFQRVFRQVTGLTPRQYVQAYRSQRMRSALTQNGSITAAIFDAGYGSSSRFYEKSDALLGMTPSTYRAGGAQTRIRFAVGQCVLGAILVAQSARGVCAILMGDDPDALVRDLQDRFPQAELIGGDKGFEEVVAQVIGFVEAPGLGLDLPLDVRGTAFQQRVWQALRAIPPGTTATYSDIAKRIGAPKAVRAVAGACAANALAVAIPCHRVVRSDGSLSGYRWGIERKRKLLDMEAQK
- a CDS encoding DUF2474 domain-containing protein, which encodes MDEQVAPGPWWKRLGWLVLIWAASVAALGVVAYGIRLIMNAVGLTV